CAAATGATATTTGGATTCCAATTTGTACCAAGAGAGCACTGCTTTCATTCTAAATATACATCATAGGAATAATATTTTTGGAAATATTAATATCTTGTACGTATAATCAATTGAGCCTTGAACCTTccataatctttcttttttcaaacttGACATACTTAAAGAGCAAAGGATGAGTAGGGGTGACGGTGGTCaatcacagcacacacacaaacacacacacacggacacaaacacacacacacatatataggtaccaGAGATATTGAAGAGTTCCCTTTTACCTTTGTTTCATGTATACAAAGTACGTTGGATTGTTCTCTTCTCCCAGCTCTCTTTTTCGGGaaagcaactcgaggtgtcatggcgtctgttttgatgattgttcaattaaaatataaccattaaaaccattatttttcatcctctttaaaaactgaagagaccaaaaatgATCggtcatattcacaaagcatccctaacttttgtgacgtcatcaaaataaactccaAGTGcttttttcaaaaaaataaaatcagactctaagacacctcgagttgctactgatctagcctttcccctttctcttcctgctaTTGCCCCTTTGTTCTAACGATATATTCTTGTGCGTTATGccagataatgaaaaaatgatgggGGATTTGTATTTGATTAATTCCTAATGATGAAAGAAGATTGTCATGCAGTTTGAAATCCATACAAAGTATATTGTTGTGTAATAGGAACATCCGtgtttggaattaaaaaaaaaaaaaaaaaaaaaaaaatagtcttacTAACCTTGGAGAAGATTAGATAGGTTCTATTCTGTTGAGAATACTGTATGTTGCCAACTTGTAGTCTTTGCACCTAAACTGCAAAGTATGAACTCTTGGAAAAATGTTTGTGATATACTTCCCTCTCATGAAGCAAACAAAGCTTCAGTAGTGGTTTCGAATCTCGGCTCAACTCGGCTTCGACCTTCAAAGTATGTCGTTCCAAGAGTACAGTCACGCAGGGCTGACCACTTTTCCGTATCAGCATTTCTGccattttctaaacattagatggtaaagaaaacggatataaataatgaaatggaaccatacactatcataagcAAAAGAATagtttattatagtaataatgcatAGGAtcagatagtgatgattataggattctctgcattattttttgttcattgcaccgcataaaacaatatacaagatATACGTTAGTAGGCTtataatgtaacaacattcaactACATGAAATACACCTGCATCTCTTTAcataaaatgtattagatgtataacttaagaaaacgCATAAATGAACCTGTAAACTCGATTGGactaaaaagtatacgactattcatagtgtgTTGCAAGGCTGAAGGTGTAAAGTCACTGTATGGGACTGTGGCTTTGCTTTTGGTGATGCCCAGCCAGAAGACCCAGCCGAAGTGATATAGGATGAAACATCCGCCGGGATGACGTTGGGTCTGCCACATTATATCAgctcataccaggatggtttcagtaATTTTTATGTTGAATCTATTTTAACAaggaaaaatattttaatattgcGCAAATACTTTCATTTGCATCAAGCCATCTGTAgtctttaagaagaagaagaagaagaagaagaaatacagccAACGGAAATAAAAATCCGAGGTGACGTCtccatccgtcggtcgtcttttgtttacgTTTAGCCTACGAATTTCCATAGATTTCCAGCCCTGCTGTCACGATCAAAACTTTTGTCAAATATATTTCAAACATTCGTTTGATATCACACGTTTTGTATAGAGTAAGGCAGATTCGAAGAACATGTTGTTTTACAGCATAATGTACCCCTATTGGTACACcgttattgttttagtttttaaTATGCGTTCCATTTTTTAAAACATTGGCTTTCACCTTTGTAGCACATATAATCCAAAGAGATATATAAAGTTCATCGATTTGTGTTATATTTCTCTTCTAATCAAACTGACAGAAGAAATTTAAGGAAGTGATTCAAGAAAAATAAAgtcttaaatatttatattactgACATTCAAATAGTAATACCTAGACACTCTCTATACTACAGTTGTAGGAAGGTTCTGGCACACCATTATTTCCCATAGCCATAACcgccgcctgcatgtcctcctcctccgcctccatatCCACCGcctccatatcttcctcctccgccgcctccgtgTCCTCCGCCGCCGTGCCCACCATAGCCTCCACCTTTAGGACCAGCAATATTGAAGTTGCTGTTCGAGGTACCACCTACACCGTATCCTCATCCTCCGTGTCCACCTCCCCcgtagcctccccctcctccgtgtccacctcccccatatcctccacctcctcccccgtatcctccgccacctcctccgtGTCCGCCGCctccgtatcctcctcctccatgcccacctcccccatatcctccacctcctccgtgtCCACCGCCTCCATGTCCTCCCGCCTGGCAGAAGGCAGCCAAGCAAGCCGTGCCGACCAGCGCCACTATCAGCTTCTGTAAGCAAGAGCAAATTGCATGTAAGTCAAAGAGTGGCAAAGGCATCTATAACACCGCCTATGTAAGgcctaatgacaataaaatttaCGCGAGTACCCTCTGGTGGTTTGGgaaatttgtgtgtgcatatatatatatatatatatatatatatatatatatatatatatatatatatgtgtgtgtgtgtgtgtgtgtgtgtgtgtgtgtgtgtgtgtgtgtgtgtgtgtgtgtgcgtgtgtgtgtgtgtgtgtgtgtgtgtgtgtatgcgagcgaggttgtgtgtgtgagtgtgtccgtgtgttcGAGGCGAAAAGGAGAGTTGATAAGCACGAAATCTCACCCAGTAAGGGTTTAAGATGTAAGTACTTGGTTTAAGAGCAGCTAATGTCTTGTAACACCAAAGGTGATATATTTCTCGATTTGTCAGATCCTTTCTCGAGTAATActgggaaaagaaaggaatgactcattaaaattattgttttattacatttatattcacaACATACATATGCATCATTTAAACTCACTTTACAACACTTGCTGTAACATTCTTGCACACCATTACTTCCCATAGCCATAACCGCcgcctccatgtcctcctccgcctccatatCCACCGCCTCCGTACCCACCGcccccatgtcctcctcctccgccacctccgtATCCACCGCCTCCATGACCTCCTCCGCCACCATAACCTCCACCTTTAGGACCAGCAAGGTTGAAGTTATTGCTTgatgtacctcctcctccaccatatcctcctccacctcctccgtatCCTCCTCCACCGTGTCCACCTCCCccatatcctccacctcctcccccgtatcctccgccacctcctccgtGTCCACCGCCTccgtagcctcctcctcctccgagtcCACCGCCTccgtagcctcctcctcctccgtgtccaCCACCTCCgtagcctcctccacctccgtgtccacctcccccatatcctccacctcctcccccgtatcctccgccacctcctccgtGTCCGCCGCctccgtatcctcctcctccatgcccacctcccccatatcctccacctcctccgtgtCCACCGCCTCCATGTCCTCCCGCCTGACAGAAGGCAGCCAAGCAAGCCGTGCCGACCAGCGCCACTATCAGCTTCTGTAAGCAAGAGCAAATTGCATGTAAGTCAAAGAATAGCAAAGGCATCTATAACGCCGCCTATGTAAGgcctaatgacaataaaatttaCTCGAGTACCCTCAGATGGTTTGGGAAATTTgtgtgcatattttatatatatatatatatatatatatatatatatatatatatatatatatatatatatatgtgtgtgtgtgtgtgtgtgtgtgtgtgtgtgtgtgtgtgtgtgtgtgtgtgtgtgtgcatatataaatgcgagcgagggtgtgtgtgtgtgtgttcgtgtgtatgtgtgtgcggggcgGGGGGCTGACAAGCAACCTGAAATTAAATGAAGCACAAAATATCATAAATTTCTGTGTAACcgtgagtacatacatacagacacatatatgcataaccaTTATAaaaagtgtttgcgtgtgtgagacaGAAGTCTGTATAGTAGATGTATACTTTGAGGTTAATCTATTTAATCTTAATTATCAAACGTTAACTGATGTAAATTTCCAGCCTTTCATCTCACATTCTCCACCGGACGACAATCCCATGTTCTTACCATCTCCTGCCTTGGTGAACCGCGTGTGGTGACGAGTGCTTGCACTGCGACTCTTATATACTGCCATGAGAAGCAGTGATCACTCAATCTTGCAGTGTCATCGATTTCTTCGCAGCTTTTGTCTTCGTGCAGCACTTGGAAGGAGAAAAGTCTGAACTATTCAAGATTTCTGAGTTTACTCTTGCGCAGATTTCTCAATTAAGGAAAGAGCATAGTTAAGGCAATGTCATCAACTTAGTCTTCTTACACGATGGGGACCACAACACCTCGACAGGAATGAATATGTCAACAAGAGCCCATTTGCGTTCCATCATATTTTGTAGCCATACTTCCTAATACTTTCGTTTAGTTCATTTTGAGGGAATCAGATGCTACCACCATTTGAGCATGTATCAGCTGACCTAATTGCATTGATTAAAGGTCTACGCAGAGgagtaatgatcattattataatcatgagcTATTTGATGCTAAGCAGTGCAACGCTATTTTATCGCATTAGTTGGTGCGTTATCACGGGAtatcaaaatatgataaaatgaatGTATGCCCACTAAATTCGAGTGATGATATGAATTGCTTGACTCATATCAACCCTACCGTTCAATACACCAATAAGGACTTGGTGCCATGGTCTGATAGGAAGAGCTGATAGGAAAAGAGTTCGCGAACTAAAAGGAACCAACTGTCGCTATTTGTTCGCACTGACATCCACATTTTATTTTCAGTATCTCACGgtgaatctatttattcattcatctgttttttAGCATTTATCAGGGGGGAAAAAAAGTTGGAAAGTGTCTTGTAACCGAGAAACAGATTGACTACCCCTAAATTGAGAACCAACATTCTAAATGGCTGCAACACAGATCGTATGTATTGGGTTATATGTAGGAATTGCGGGTTGTATATACTGGGTTATATGCTTAAATGCTGCCCCGTATATGCTGCGTTATAAGCTGGAATGGACAAAAATTTGTTTTGTGAACCAAACAGGAAGACACATGGCCGCTTTATTaaattaaaattgtgcgaggcaagacccagtgaatattcgcaaatacagacatgtatatacacaacaataaatgcatatctatacatctatcggatatctatacttttatctatctatctatacggtggGTATGCATGTCTACActgatagatatgcctttatttctgtgtttgtgcatgtccGTATAACCAAAGTTCAttgggttgggcctcgcacaattctaacaaaccggccgaagaGAGAAGCGTAATTCATGGTAGCGGTTTAGGGTGTGATGAGAGTACTGTCG
This genomic stretch from Penaeus vannamei isolate JL-2024 chromosome 28, ASM4276789v1, whole genome shotgun sequence harbors:
- the LOC138867148 gene encoding acanthoscurrin-1-like, whose translation is MMERKWALVDIFIPVEVLWSPSLYKSRSASTRHHTRFTKAGDGKNMGLSSGGECEMKGWKFTSVNKLIVALVGTACLAAFCQAGGHGGGGHGGGGGYGGGGHGGGGYGGGGHGGGGGGYGGGGGGYGGGGHGGGGGYGGGGHGGGGGYGGGGLGGGGGYGGGGHGGGGGGYGGGGGGYGGGGHGGGGYGGGGGGYGGGGGTSSNNFNLAGPKGGGYGGGGGHGGGGYGGGGGGGHGGGGYGGGGYGGGGGHGGGGYGYGK